The Magnolia sinica isolate HGM2019 chromosome 9, MsV1, whole genome shotgun sequence sequence TTAACACCGCCGCCACCATGAGTGATTTCCGTGCCTCATCTAGCCAACTGCTGTCGTCTGTTTGCCACATGCGTGCAGCAGGATCCATTCTATTTGCACTTCCAGCTCCCCTTTCTACAAGGATTGTTTCCAGTTCTTCATCATTCGGTTCGCACGGACTTTTTAGCAAGACGTCTAGAGCTGTCAAGCCATTCATGTTCAAGGCATCTAGGTTCACTTGGTTATTTTTAACCAAATACTCGACCATCTGCACACAATTCATATGGTTATGTTTTAGAGAGAATTGCATGATCCCTGCGCGAAGGGTATGCATAGTATCATGTTCTAGTGGTTAGTTTGTACAAGTTGGGACCGTGATTCAGTGATTAGATGGTTGAACTGATGAGCCCCACATTAGATAGACCTTATCTCAGAAGTTTCCAAGTTGGAAGATCTAGTTATCTGTAGGCAATTGACAAATGTTAGATTTCTAATTTCATAGGGCCGTCTACCATCTACTGTCTTGCCACTGGATTAACTATGTGAATCACCTAACCATGGGCTTCACTTGTACAAAACTCAAGCCTTTAAGCATGGTATTCAAATCATCGGCCATTCATCATAGAGTTCTACTGAAACTTGGAAGTGTATCAATTAATAGGATGTATGTGATCCTGCCCAAATTGAGATTCAGTCGACCCAAGTGGGGGCTGGTTCAATGGTCATGATGGCTTATGGGCTGATCATTGGTTGATAATGGACAAATATCTCCTTGATGGAACAAGCCTAAACCTTCCATGCCGGCCTAAAGTGACAAAggaatatatatattcatatggtTCTATGTAGTtgagctgcgtgggccccaccatgatgcgtgtcaaacatcaacaccgtgaatttaatgggtcccctttaaattatgggatatcccaaaaatcagccgtatatagagctcaggtggaccatagcatctaaaatcatgtgaagacatgcctacaacatataaaagcacttggtggggtccaactaaagtttggatgcatgtgaaacttggtctgacccctcatccaagtgggacacacataatagattgGCTGAATTTGTGAACAATACCTCAGtgggccaaaaaatgattatgaatgtttcaatggaagggtaacccctatcaacttttgtacatggtgtggcccacaaaagtcatcaaTTGACtagttgacttgatttttaagcccaaggcccaccatggaatggtgcatctgactgatggactAGATGTTCAGcacgtatcacggtggggcccacacagctcaacctcatgggaagttcccatgagctcaacagcatagaaccatttccatatatacacacacacacacacacacacacacacacacacacacacaccaatgcCCAGCTGTGAACCAATTTGCAcagaagcagcacctcatgaaatctGAATGGTGCATGTGAAGCAGCTCCtcatgaaatttcttgggcccaatttttactttgattcaaaactttggtaggccatgaaaaataaaaacagtttcctctcttgatttcaTTTATCTTCGCTATGGCTAACAAGAATTTTAGATATGGGTGAAATTTTTTCCCTTGGGGTTTTAtatgattctgcatcacatggaccgttcggattcgacgcccatgacacgtgtgcaaaggtgcacacgtgtgtaggtgcgcaagtgagcatgaCACACTCTCTCTAGAGAGAGACTCGGCCTTAGGTACCTTATATGCGAGCTTTCATATAAGCTATAAGATTACTAAAACGGCTAGGATTCAGTACAATGGGAGAGAGagtcttaaaaaaaaattataaaaaaatcgtTGCATTTCGCAATGAGTTCCTGCACAATGATtctgggtgggacccactatgatgtttgtgataaatccaacccgtccatccatttttttaaaatcattttaggacaggtgaccaaaaatgaggaggatccaaaacttaaatgggccacataagaggaaatagtggagatttagtgaccaccgttgaaacatttaattgccataaaagttttgtattggtttaaGTTCatgttgttttcacttcatctcagtgagaaTGACccaataaacagtttggatggaatataaataacaatatggagcctaggaaagtttcaatggtaggcattcctttccccactgtttcatcttgtatgacccatttaagttttggatcctcctcatttttgttcacatgtcttaaaatgaactcgaaaaaaagatggacaggttggatttattacaaacatcataTCGGGCCCCACCGAGAATCCTTGCAAAGGAACTCCGtgccaaaggcttttgcagggAATCTACCTCCTAAGCTCACGCCGAGACTTCTACGTACGGAAATCGGATTTCCTACTGAGTTAAACTCTGATGGGCCcgccatgaatgcatgtggtttattcaaactgtccatccattttcccagctcatttaagtggttgaaaccaaaattaaaACACATAcgaagatcaagtgtaccatagCGCAGGAAACAgtaagaataatgatttccaccgttgacaCCTTGttaggctccacagtgatgtatatttgtcatccaacatgttcattagattttaaaaaaaaaatggatgaaaagaaaaaacaaatataatctaaaatggaccacaccataggaaacagtatgaatcgaatgtctaccattgaaaatttctcggggccatagaagttttggatcaatcttatttttgttttttccattcatccatgttttatttatttatttattattattattattattattattattattattatatattttttttaatcttattagaagtttgtatgacaaataaacatcaccatggggcctagaaaggtttcaacggtggaaatcattatattccactgtttcttgtggtatgatccacttgatctttggataatttttaattttggaatcaacccctaaaatgatatggaaaaacagatagatggtgtggataaaccacataaattcatagggggcccaacagagttcagtcagtacaataagagcgtaaactcagtacgcaatccgatttctcatttttgggcttcatAGAATTATCCGTAATATGAATGGAAGGAGTGGGTACGACTGCTCACcacgcaatccacatccaattCGAAGTCTCTCATCGTaacgagtaaactcagttgaacCCACCTTGAATGAATGTGGtctatctataccgtccatcaaaTTTTTCTATcgaattttaggggttgagcccaaaattgaagcatattcaaagatcaagtggatcataccacaagaaacaatagggataatgatttccaccgttgaaacttttctagacccacggtgatgtttatttgtcatccaacctttcataagatcatacagacatggatgaaaggaaaacacaaatataagcttaatttaaaacttcagtgtccccaagaatttttcaacggtagacgttcaattcaactttatcatgtggcgtggtccatttgaaaattctatatgcttcatttttggggtcaggctctaaaattatttgataaaattgatggacggagcagatcagATACATAAGTCATGGTGGACCTCAAAGAGTAGTACGCTAAGGGTAATGAgttaccacgcaatccgcttccgtccaaTTCCTGGAGAGCTGatgctactccccctgacaccagcctcgtggctggtggtcgtgctctgtgggccccattatgatgcatgtgtttcgtccatttttaaagatcattttagggcttgatataaaaaataagaggaatataaatatcaggtggaccacaccgcaggaaaccaatactgattggatatccaccattaaaatcatcctaaagcccactgtactgtttattagacatctaatctgttcattaggtcatacagatccatACGAAGGTAAAaaaggtataaaaaaaaaaaaacaacaacaaaacttttacggccccaAAAGTTTTTTTATTGGTCGAAGTccattcaacacagtttcctgtaatatggtctacttgagattgggatattccccattttttatctcataccataaaatgatctagaaaaacagatggacggtataaatgaaacacatacatcatgatggggcccacataacaccaaccacccgccattggctggagtagccaatcggtttccATTTCaggggacgcagatttcctgatAAAGCCCTTCCCTTAAGTTCCTTTGCAAGAactgtgtaaggcccattgtaatgtttgcaTGAAATTCAACTagtccattcgtttttagatattattttaggatattgtaccaaaaaatgaggaggatctaaAACTTTGGCCGGAATCCGCTTGTAATCCCGAAAGGCTCTCTCGGAGCGCAGGAGAGAGTCTTCTTTTAAGactcagttgacacttcactgttatccACCCCCACTAGCTCAcgtaaaagctctgtgggccccaccatgatgtatgtgttttatccatgccgtctatctattttggcAGTTCATTCTAGGGTAGGAGCTTAACAATGAGCCAGATCTAAATGTCAGGTAAACCATACCAGctgaaaacagtggtgatagaactcccaccgttaaaaacgttGCGGTGACATAACTgatatggatgaacggaaaacacaaatatcagattaattcaaaacttctgtggccgccGAGAAGATTTCAACATTAataattcaatccccactatttcatgtgatatggtccacttgagatttagatctataattcaatccccactatttcatgtggtatggtccacttgagatttagatctatatCATTTTTGCGGCCCAAAAAATGcggatggatggacagcgtgaatgAAACATGGATTCACCGCATGGAtccaccatggatggacggtgtgatatatatatatatatatatcatggtgggcccacaggagTTTGCCACTTTAGCATGTCCGGCGGCTGTGACGTTCTATGTTCCATGCCATGCAATCTGAGTCCGGGAAGAAAAAAGGGGCACTAATGTGAAAACACGTATACGAGGAAAGTTTAAATACGCAtgtgtttttaatttttattttaattttaattttttttagctgAGCTCATTTGACGTTATGACTGATGACGTGAAGGTGGTACAGCGGCTTCAACACAAAAGATCCACGCTGCCaatttagaggtgggcatcgtgTCGAGTTGAACCGGATTAGGTCTAACTTGGCTTGGTCTGGTTTTTGCAAGTACTTGACCCAAACTCAATCTGATTTGCGACCAAGTCTAGCAGGATTGACTTGAACCGATTCTTCGCCGGCATGACCTGAACTGAGAGTCTATCCGGTCGATTCGGACTGGGTTGAGTCAAGCCGAAGAATTTGGTGCTaggaaggaaacatgaggaaaataaagagagagagagaaagagagagaggaggaaaatcaagagagagagggagagaacggagtagaaaaagaaggagatgacggaaaggttaaaaaaaaaaagaaagagtaaAATCTTACTTTATACTACCTGATTCCGGATCCAACTGGATTGAATTTTGGATCGAATCGAGTTGCTACATTACCTGAACTCGAATCTGTGTGGAGTCGGATCGAGTAGACTGTGGAGTCGGAtcgagtgggtctactcgatctaACCCGACCCTGCTTTTGGCCATTTCGGTCAAGTCGGATCCGACGAATCTGGTGGGATCCTGCATACCTCTCCTCCCCATTCGGAACATCAATAAAACCTCCAAGCTTCTATCAATTCCTAATTGGGCCTGAAATTTTAGAAGAACCAAGTCACGCTGGCATGCCTTTGACAAAGAAgaataaagaaggaaagaataTTCATACTGGGATTTGCCGTGTGGCAGTAGCTAGGTGGAGAATTGTGTTGTCCTCGTCATCCTTCATATTCAGAACGGTAGCATCGCCATTCAACTCATCCACCAATGCTTTCAATGCATCTAAACGCTTATGCTTCACACACAGGTGTAGAGCCGTCTCTCCACTCTCCGTAAACACCCGAGTTGAAAAGAGTCTATCACGAACTAACTCCTTCAAGACATCAACTCGGCCATTCATTGCAGCTGTGTGGATAGGAATCCTTCCATCTCGGTTGCTAACCAGACACATACTGGAGTTAATCTCCAATAGCACCTTTACCATTTCTAAATGGCCCTTTGCTGACGCCAAGTGCAAAGGTGAAAATCCTTTTGAGTCTAATCTGCTGGCGAACCCCGGTCTATGTCTTAAAATCTctcttgcaaattcggcatgcCCGTACAGAGCAGCTACATGTAAGGGAGTCTTTGCATCATCCACGCCAGTTATACCACTATCGAGAATGCAATCATATTGTACGAGCAATTCGTGCAAGGATTTAACATCCCCCATTACGGCTGCCTTTTGAAGCCTActatccattctctctctctctctctctctctctctctctctctctctctctctctctctctctctctctctctctctctctctctctgttgcctTATGGAATGTGCAGCAATGCACTGTAttgacgcggtttggctagtaacTACAACACCAGCCAGTTAGCTGGTGTCAAACGGAAGCAGATTAGCTGATTTACCACAAATCAGCTATATagatggtgtattgacgtcagcaagttttgtgggtcccattacgaggtatgcgttatatccaaaccgtccatctatttggagatctCGTCGTGagactttaaaagaaaaataagacatcaaaatatcaagtggaccacactgaaaaaagtagtgggagattgaacctgttgtgaaaccttccttagtgagatctggtacactcaaaggttgagtgcgtccgccggaagtagcgtagacaagtagtcgaaccactataaaaacatctgcgtttgagattgatattttctttgattgcttgtgtgatttccctaaatgcttttgaatatattcatctgagatcacacctctaCATCCattataaactatgatttgcattttGTTCA is a genomic window containing:
- the LOC131256351 gene encoding ankyrin repeat-containing protein BDA1-like, which gives rise to MDSRLQKAAVMGDVKSLHELLVQYDCILDSGITGVDDAKTPLHVAALYGHAEFAREILRHRPGFASRLDSKGFSPLHLASAKGHLEMVKVLLEINSSMCLVSNRDGRIPIHTAAMNGRVDVLKELVRDRLFSTRVFTESGETALHLCVKHKRLDALKALVDELNGDATVLNMKDDEDNTILHLATATRQIPMVEYLVKNNQVNLDALNMNGLTALDVLLKSPCEPNDEELETILVERGAGSANRMDPAARMWQTDDSSWLDEARKSLMVAAVLIATATFHATLNPPGGLWPDTTFGRKVITKGHFARESTLSDRVPGIYAVFITSNGIGFVASLLVILLLISGLSLRRRFLMLVLTVVMRVAVFSMGFTYLLLLIVLQPFNARLPVLIIIAFIGIGLSSLGVPRCIMHFVLRCSEILFGILSRNACLRSLFRLMHP